A single genomic interval of Lucilia cuprina isolate Lc7/37 chromosome 2, ASM2204524v1, whole genome shotgun sequence harbors:
- the LOC111686449 gene encoding protein FRA10AC1 homolog — translation MFPISLKSLSDQERHDYILKTFILNKNYTAEKRKHKRDIDVIREHHRFLWDEDNDNAAEDSWEVRLAKRYYDKLFKEYCIADLSRHKENKVALRWRTEAEVVSGVGQFQCGSRKCLEKEHLRSWEVNFAYQEQGERKNALVKLRLCPEHSEQLNYTSKKREVKRLKHMERQQIKEAKREKRKSLKNKKTHTTESDKDVDGEELQSEEGNNVMEDVTEKHNDELEDCTRLNKSKAEDDEIQAASEDVWNKKPDIEVEPVSRESEFERYLEDLLL, via the coding sequence ATGTTTCCCATATCCCTAAAATCCTTAAGTGACCAAGAACGTCATGATTACATATTGAAAacgtttatattaaacaaaaactatacaGCTGAAAAACGAAAACATAAACGTGACATCGATGTCATACGTGAACATCATCGATTTTTATGGGATGAAGACAACGATAATGCCGCTGAAGATTCCTGGGAGGTACGTTTAGCTAAACGTTATTATGATAAACTCTTTAAAGAATACTGTATTGCCGATCTCAGTCGCCATAAAGAAAATAAGGTGGCGTTACGTTGGCGTACTGAAGCAGAAGTGGTATCTGGTGTTGGACAATTTCAGTGTGGCAGTCGTAAATGTTTGGAAAAGGAACATTTACGCAGTTGGGAAGTAAATTTTGCTTATCAAGAACAGGGTGAACGTAAAAATGCTTTAGTTAAATTGCGTCTGTGTCCCGAGCATTCGGAGCAATTGAATTACACATCTAAGAAACGTGAAGTAAAACGTCTCAAGCATATGGAACGTCAACAGATAAAAGAAGCTAAGCGAGAAAAACGTAAatctttgaaaaataaaaaaacacataccaCTGAAAGTGATAAAGATGTTGATGGAGAGGAATTACAAAGTGAAGAAGGCAATAATGTTATGGAAGATGTAACGGAAAAACATAATGATGAATTAGAAGATTGCACAAGATTGAATAAAAGTAAAGCAGAAGATGATGAAATACAGGCGGCGTCCGAAGATGTTTGGAATAAAAAACCGGATATTGAAGTCGAACCAGTTAGTAGAGAATCTGAATTTGAACGTTATTTAGAGGATTTactattgtaa